In Erigeron canadensis isolate Cc75 chromosome 1, C_canadensis_v1, whole genome shotgun sequence, a single window of DNA contains:
- the LOC122585942 gene encoding cysteine-rich receptor-like protein kinase 2 isoform X2 — translation MYCDKGLENNQTLFIPNFVRAMEITSTQMRTSHNVTITVGTGPNKNYALTQCYGDLSSEDCLLCYAAIRTYIPGCYPQSGGRIYLDGCYMRLQNYSFFEEYKGPNDTIVCENTTTKGILFQESTREAVANAVTDALRYDNYFSRQEVAVAGTNKSVYVLAECWKTLSPSSCRACLVNASEWITKCLPWSEGRALNTGCIMRYSDTNFLNPVPVQSSSRSSNHKGKIITITVSVVSSVVVLAVALMIFLYISKRRYIKQKRKGSFNAEKLAKILTDSSLNFKYSTIEKATGNWDESNKLGQGGFGTVYKGVLSDGREIAVKRLFVNNKFRAADFYNEVNMISGVEHKNLVRLLGCSCSGPESILVYEYLPNMSLNLFLFDEIKGRELSWEKRYEIIIGVAEGLVYLHENSKSRIIHRDIKASNILLDLRLRAKIADFGLARSFQDDKSHISTAIAGTLGYMAPEYLAHGQLTEKVDVYSFGVLLLEMVSGTENNRSKTIDYTDSLVSTAWKHFKRGTIEEIFDPNLMMHSYPNILLKKDAIRVVHIGLLCVQEAPSLRPSMSTALKMLAKDDEPLPAPSSPPFTDEKTMELNNITQKLLHYSEGDDASSIATVTHSEFFPR, via the exons ATGTATTGTGACAAAGGCTTAGAGAACAATCAAACGCTTTTCATTCCTAACTTTGTGCGCGCAATGGAAATAACTAGCACCCAAATGCGTACTTCTCATAATGTAACAATAACTGTGGGTACTGGACCCAACAAAAACTATGCACTTACACAATGCTATGGTGATCTATCTTCAGAAGATTGTCTGTTATGTTATGCTGCAATACGTACTTATATTCCCGGTTGTTATCCACAAAGTGGGGGTCGTATATATCTAGACGGTTGCTATATGAGACTACAGAACTACAGCTTTTTCGAGGAGTATAAAGGGCCAAATGACACTATTGTTTGTGAGAATACTACAACGAAGGGCATCTTGTTTCAAGAGTCAACAAGGGAGGCAGTGGCCAATGCTGTTACGGATGCATTAAGATATGATAACTACTTTTCTAGGCAGGAGGTGGCGGTGGCTGGTACTAATAAGTCGGTTTATGTGCTGGCAGAATGTTGGAAGACTTTGAGTCCAAGCTCTTGTAGGGCGTGTTTGGTGAATGCATCTGAATGGATAACGAAATGTTTGCCATGGTCAGAGGGGCGAGCATTGAATACTGGATGTATCATGAGGTATTCAGATACCAACTTTCTCAATCCTGTACCGGTCCAAAGCAGCAGCAGGAGTTCTAACCATAAAG GGAAGATAATAACCATTACAGTTTCCGTTGTTAGTTCTGTAGTGGTTCTTGCAGTTGCTTTGATGATCTTTTTATACATCAGTAAACGCAGATATATAAAGCAGAAACGAAAAG GTTCTTTTAACGCTGAAAAACTGGCAAAGATTCTCACAGACAGTAGCTTAAACTTCAAATACTCCACTATAGAGAAAGCAACGGGAAATTGGGACGAGTCTAATAAGCTCGGACAAGGAGGATTTGGAACTGTATACAAG GGGGTTCTTTCAGATGGACGAGAAATAGCCGTGAAGAGGCTCTTCGTCAACAACAAATTTAGGGCGGCAGATTTCTACAATGAAGTAAATATGATTAGCGGTGTTGAACACAAAAACCTGGTTAGACTGTTAGGATGCAGCTGTTCAGGACCTGAAAGCATTCTCGTATATGAATACCTACCCAACATGAGTCTCAACCTCTTCCTTTTTG ATGAAATAAAAGGCAGGGAACTAAGCTGGGAGAAGAGATATGAGATTATAATTGGTGTAGCAGAAGGTCTGGTTTACCTTCATGAAAATTCGAAGAGCCGGATTATTCACAGAGATATTAAAGCTTCTAATATCTTGTTAGACTTAAGGCTTCGAGCCAAAATAGCTGATTTTGGGTTGGCCCGGTCTTTTCAAGATGACAAGAGTCACATTAGCACAGCCATTGCAGGGACACT TGGGTATATGGCTCCAGAGTACCTAGCCCATGGTCAATTAACTGAAAAGGTGGATGTCTATAGTTTTGGTGTGTTACTGCTAGAGATGGTCTCAGGAACGGAAAACAACAGAAGTAAAACTATTGACTATACCGACAGCTTAGTGTCAACC GCATGGAAGCATTTCAAGAGAGGTACAATTGAGGAAATATTCGACCCAAACCTTATGATGCATAGTTATCCTAACATCCTTTTAAAGAAAGATGCCATAAGAGTGGTACATATAGGACTTCTTTGCGTTCAAGAAGCTCCATCTTTAAGACCATCCATGTCAACGGCACTTAAAATGTTAGCGAAAGATGATGAACCCTTACCGGCCCCCTCCAGTCCCCCTTTTACAGACGAGAAAACCATGGAACTAAACAACATCACACAAAAGTTACTGCATTATTCTGAGGGAGATGATGCTAGTTCAATTGCTACCGTTACCCACAGTGAgttcttcccaaggtaa
- the LOC122585942 gene encoding cysteine-rich receptor-like protein kinase 2 isoform X1, producing MMKSIDTRSMLIIVLMVMLLLVSGSEGDARVQIVNMYCDKGLENNQTLFIPNFVRAMEITSTQMRTSHNVTITVGTGPNKNYALTQCYGDLSSEDCLLCYAAIRTYIPGCYPQSGGRIYLDGCYMRLQNYSFFEEYKGPNDTIVCENTTTKGILFQESTREAVANAVTDALRYDNYFSRQEVAVAGTNKSVYVLAECWKTLSPSSCRACLVNASEWITKCLPWSEGRALNTGCIMRYSDTNFLNPVPVQSSSRSSNHKGKIITITVSVVSSVVVLAVALMIFLYISKRRYIKQKRKGSFNAEKLAKILTDSSLNFKYSTIEKATGNWDESNKLGQGGFGTVYKGVLSDGREIAVKRLFVNNKFRAADFYNEVNMISGVEHKNLVRLLGCSCSGPESILVYEYLPNMSLNLFLFDEIKGRELSWEKRYEIIIGVAEGLVYLHENSKSRIIHRDIKASNILLDLRLRAKIADFGLARSFQDDKSHISTAIAGTLGYMAPEYLAHGQLTEKVDVYSFGVLLLEMVSGTENNRSKTIDYTDSLVSTAWKHFKRGTIEEIFDPNLMMHSYPNILLKKDAIRVVHIGLLCVQEAPSLRPSMSTALKMLAKDDEPLPAPSSPPFTDEKTMELNNITQKLLHYSEGDDASSIATVTHSEFFPR from the exons ATGATGAAATCAATAGATACACGTTCGATGCTGATCATAGTACTGATGGTAATGTTACTATTAGTATCAGGATCCGAGGGGGATGCCAGGGTACAAATCGTCAACATGTATTGTGACAAAGGCTTAGAGAACAATCAAACGCTTTTCATTCCTAACTTTGTGCGCGCAATGGAAATAACTAGCACCCAAATGCGTACTTCTCATAATGTAACAATAACTGTGGGTACTGGACCCAACAAAAACTATGCACTTACACAATGCTATGGTGATCTATCTTCAGAAGATTGTCTGTTATGTTATGCTGCAATACGTACTTATATTCCCGGTTGTTATCCACAAAGTGGGGGTCGTATATATCTAGACGGTTGCTATATGAGACTACAGAACTACAGCTTTTTCGAGGAGTATAAAGGGCCAAATGACACTATTGTTTGTGAGAATACTACAACGAAGGGCATCTTGTTTCAAGAGTCAACAAGGGAGGCAGTGGCCAATGCTGTTACGGATGCATTAAGATATGATAACTACTTTTCTAGGCAGGAGGTGGCGGTGGCTGGTACTAATAAGTCGGTTTATGTGCTGGCAGAATGTTGGAAGACTTTGAGTCCAAGCTCTTGTAGGGCGTGTTTGGTGAATGCATCTGAATGGATAACGAAATGTTTGCCATGGTCAGAGGGGCGAGCATTGAATACTGGATGTATCATGAGGTATTCAGATACCAACTTTCTCAATCCTGTACCGGTCCAAAGCAGCAGCAGGAGTTCTAACCATAAAG GGAAGATAATAACCATTACAGTTTCCGTTGTTAGTTCTGTAGTGGTTCTTGCAGTTGCTTTGATGATCTTTTTATACATCAGTAAACGCAGATATATAAAGCAGAAACGAAAAG GTTCTTTTAACGCTGAAAAACTGGCAAAGATTCTCACAGACAGTAGCTTAAACTTCAAATACTCCACTATAGAGAAAGCAACGGGAAATTGGGACGAGTCTAATAAGCTCGGACAAGGAGGATTTGGAACTGTATACAAG GGGGTTCTTTCAGATGGACGAGAAATAGCCGTGAAGAGGCTCTTCGTCAACAACAAATTTAGGGCGGCAGATTTCTACAATGAAGTAAATATGATTAGCGGTGTTGAACACAAAAACCTGGTTAGACTGTTAGGATGCAGCTGTTCAGGACCTGAAAGCATTCTCGTATATGAATACCTACCCAACATGAGTCTCAACCTCTTCCTTTTTG ATGAAATAAAAGGCAGGGAACTAAGCTGGGAGAAGAGATATGAGATTATAATTGGTGTAGCAGAAGGTCTGGTTTACCTTCATGAAAATTCGAAGAGCCGGATTATTCACAGAGATATTAAAGCTTCTAATATCTTGTTAGACTTAAGGCTTCGAGCCAAAATAGCTGATTTTGGGTTGGCCCGGTCTTTTCAAGATGACAAGAGTCACATTAGCACAGCCATTGCAGGGACACT TGGGTATATGGCTCCAGAGTACCTAGCCCATGGTCAATTAACTGAAAAGGTGGATGTCTATAGTTTTGGTGTGTTACTGCTAGAGATGGTCTCAGGAACGGAAAACAACAGAAGTAAAACTATTGACTATACCGACAGCTTAGTGTCAACC GCATGGAAGCATTTCAAGAGAGGTACAATTGAGGAAATATTCGACCCAAACCTTATGATGCATAGTTATCCTAACATCCTTTTAAAGAAAGATGCCATAAGAGTGGTACATATAGGACTTCTTTGCGTTCAAGAAGCTCCATCTTTAAGACCATCCATGTCAACGGCACTTAAAATGTTAGCGAAAGATGATGAACCCTTACCGGCCCCCTCCAGTCCCCCTTTTACAGACGAGAAAACCATGGAACTAAACAACATCACACAAAAGTTACTGCATTATTCTGAGGGAGATGATGCTAGTTCAATTGCTACCGTTACCCACAGTGAgttcttcccaaggtaa